In Bombus vancouverensis nearcticus chromosome 1, iyBomVanc1_principal, whole genome shotgun sequence, a single genomic region encodes these proteins:
- the LOC117159143 gene encoding uncharacterized protein LOC117159143 isoform X2, whose amino-acid sequence MIGAMPAVAVRHERKRQEKRLKRPSQLYLGGQWMPPPQGSPPTPSPHGHNNHLEPLPELYLCGKISGLHAVVACLLLGAVVLVVGLVQLAPGATTTDHRLALLIAGSILLLLGIILAGVRCYVLHCVPLPSESPVATPLPPPANDQAGLPRGTLDLLVGHQNQPETDALMHTDHHHEHHSHHHHHGNHKKKRSSQGSHSDEA is encoded by the exons ATGATCGGTGCAATGCCTGCGGTGGCAGTTCGCCACGAACGTAAACGACAGGAAAAAAGATTAAAACGTCCTAGTCAGCTTTACCTAGGGGGCCAATGGATGCCACCGCCTCAAGGCTCACCGCCTACCCCCAGTCCTCATGGCCACAACAACCACCTGGAACCTTTACCCGAGTTGTATCTCTGTGGCAAG ATATCGGGGCTACACGCGGTGGTGGCGTGCCTGTTGTTAGGCGCAGTGGTGCTAGTCGTTGGTCTAGTCCAACTTGCCCCGGGTGCGACGACCACCGACCATAGACTCGCTTTACTCATAGCGGGCAGCATTCTGCTTCTCCTAG GTATCATACTAGCCGGTGTTAGATGCTACGTGTTGCACTGTGTGCCATTACCAAGCGAGTCGCCCGTGGCAACTCCACTTCCGCCTCCAGCTAACGATCAAGCTGGACTTCCACGAGGTACGCTGGACCTGCTGGTGGGCCATCAGAATCAACCAGAAACTGACGCGTTGATGCACACCGATCACCATCATGAACACCATTCCCATCATCATCACCACGGCAACCATAAGAAGAAGCGTAGCTCCCAAGGCTCTCACTCCGACGAAGCCTAA